Sequence from the Mixophyes fleayi isolate aMixFle1 chromosome 4, aMixFle1.hap1, whole genome shotgun sequence genome:
ccaggtatcctgcTATCTGTGGTTATCCAGTCCCTCCTGACTTGTGCCTCCTGGGTAATCTTGCCATTTTTGATTCATCCAGTGCCTCTTGGCAAGACATTGAGTGCTGTCTACCGTGGTTCATCCAGTACCTCGTGCCtcctgagtaaaccaggtatTCTGCCATCTGTGGTTATCCTGTACCTCGTGCCTCCGGAGTCTACCACCATTCTCTGCCTGTGTATCTCTATCAAATAAAGATACTTTACTTTTACATTATCAATATCTCTGGAGTTCATGCTAGGAAACCTGACAGAATGATGTTACCCCTGCAGAGACAGGGTGAGCAGGGCTGTGAGAACACTAGCAAATATGTGTCAGAACCAAAACAAGTGAACAGTTACCCCCGCAGAGAAGAGGTTACTACGACTGAGAGAGCACCAGAGACAGAGCTGAGCGAGTGATGTTAcctccacagaggaggggtgagagaaacGCTGCTAAGAAAGAATTGATATGCACTGAGGCATcactttatattagagatgttcactgaccgccgtgttttggttttggttttggatctggattaactttgtgttttggttttggttttggaacccgATTCTTTTCTAgaaaccctatttttttttgctaaaataacagAATTTTGATCTTTTTTatcactacattattattaaccgcaataacattaatttccagtcatttccagtcaatttttgtcaagtgacaaaaacactgctacccctcctgtttctgtatgagcaatggcactgagcaatgtcgctggagaatggagagtgacaagaacactgctacccctgtttctgtgtgagcaatggcactaagcaatgtcactggagactggagagtgacaagaacactgctaccctgtttctgtgtgagcaatggcactgagcaatgtcgctggagaatggagagtgacaagaacactgttacccctgtttctgtgtgagcaatggcactaagcaatgtcactggagactggagagtgacaagaacactgctaccctgtttctgtgtgagcaatggcactgagcaatgtcgctggagaatggagagtgacaagaacactgctacccctgtttctgtgtgagcaatggcactaagcaatgtcactggagactggagagtgacaagaacactgctaccctgtttctgtgtgagcaatggcactgagcaatgtcactggagaatggagagtgacaagaacactgctacccctgtttctgtgtgagcaatggcactgagcaatgtcactggagaatggagagtgacaagaacactgctaccctgtttctgtgtgagcaatggcactgagcaatgtcactggagactggagagtgacaagaacactgctaccctgtttctgtgtgagcaatggcactgagcaatgtcactggagaatggagagtgacaagaacactgctacccctcctgtttctgtgtgagcaatggcactgagcaatgtcactggagactggagagtgacaagaacactgctaccctgtttctgtgtgagcaatggtgctggatctcctggggagggaggtacttatggaatcaaaaacccgcaagatccgacaacgcaacaatggtGTTTTGcgtcgattcagatccgaggtcAAGCGAAAGTACCGAGTCAGCTCGAGACTCGGATCCCctaggttcgggtgggctcggttttcagaaaaccgagcctgagcatctctactttatatgTGATGTCTTAGTATCAGAATCATGTCACCCCTGTAGGTactgtgaaggaggagcaaatatTCTGTAAGTGAAAGCTGTAGATCACCTAAGGAATGTGTAGGAGGAGGCAGGAGATgtatatagttactttattatgtGTAACCCAAGTATGATGCTGCAGgagaaggagtgtaaataaagagtttatattttgttatatagaGATCTGACCCTCAGTTTAGTGTGAAaattattgcactgcaccagcagACAACACCACCTGTCTCCACAATTAACATACATGTGACACTCTTGTCACTTATACCCACACCCAGGAGCAGGCCAGGGCCATGTTGAAAGCTCAGGTGAAGGGGTGCATTACCCTGTATGCACCACTAGggccacacacagtgacaggggataATTACGCTTATATTAATTGTAACTGTTTTATGTTGTACATTACCTTCTCTAAGCCAATAGATAATTAATTCAACTATCATTACTATTCTGTACTGCGATAAATGTTTAGATTCTCGGATAGGCCATACATTGGCCTAGCGGTAACATATGGACATGAGTTGatgttaattaaatattttctgccATTATTGACATGATAAAGCTCTGCTAGGTTACAGGCTGTTCTAGCCCTGCACAATTTATTTCCGGCTCATCTGCATGTCACTTGCTTAGAAGATAATAGGTGCAAATGTGTTAATAACTTTTAAATGATACGACTGCACATGGCAGTTAGGACAACCCAGATGGTAGCTTCAGAAATGAAATATACAGAAAAGATAAGGAgatttggatatttttttattatcatttatacatTCATGAgactgtatttatttaatttcattgctTTCCAAGACATAATTAAAAGACATCTGTGCAAAATTACATACAGTGCTGCAGAGATGTGAAATTCTTCAAGTTCAATCTATTATGAATTATAGATATGTTGATCCAAAGGAAGGTCAAACAATGATCAATAAGTCAGTTGTTCAATTTGCCCATAGATGGCAATTACATAAATGCTGTAGATAAACCCAATATTGAATTCTCAGAGTTACAGCTGTTGCTACAAATTCTTGTAAGTACGGTATCCAATCCACTTTTCAATCATGTCAAAGAATTAACCACTAGCATTGGTAGATAATTCCATAGCCTGATACTTTTACAGTGAAGAACCCTTTTCTATGCTTATGGTCAAACCTGCAACTTCTCTCTGGATGCCTTCCTCCAGCAGGACACACCACAGCTGTACACTGACCTCTCTTGAGCTACCTTAGGTATCCTACCATCTTCCTTAAGGCTTCTTCTTCAGTTAGTAGGTGAAGTATACATATAATGTGTGGTGTTTACTGTCATAATTTTCAAGCAGCAAGTCATAATGTGCTTAcctgcttgtgattggtcctcctagttatattaggcagggagggccttacctctctgccggttatagttcctgctcagtgcatacttacctgctctttTCTCTGCTCCTCCACTCTGTCTTCTTGGATTGattctgctgtgtatgaccctggctcgtgtactggactctgctgtattgcctgtgacctcaatCTCTGTCTGTTACCTGGATTcgctgtttgctgccagccctgaccttttgcctggaccacACTGCCTGCTCTACCCCTTGACCTCGACCCGTTTGGACTTTGCTTTGCTATATCTACTacctggccctcgcctgcgctACGGTAGTGTCATAACCTGGTatactttgagcttaagacctgggggcatccgagtacctttgagcacattcagctctacaggaaaggtggctgctccTTTTTGACGACTCAGACTGGGTCGCTTCAGTAGAGTCGCACATAAGGACACTCAGACAAGGGCGGTGCACCGTCGAAGAATATTGTGCCGAATTTAGGCACTGGTCCATTGATATTCAGTGGAACAACCATGCACTGTTGAGCCAATTCCACTTGGgcctctcggagcagataaaggactccttgtCCAGTACCCCTAATCTCCAACCTTGTAAACACTTATGCAACTGGTTATCAAGATTGACCACAGaataaaggaaagaaaagcagaaaaggaCATGTCTCTACCATCATGCCCTCCTCCGATCTTTTTCCCTGTATCACAAGACTcatctgaacccatgcagctagGAGCCTATCGCCTTTCTCCAGAAGAAAGATCTAGGCGACGTTCCTTAAGGCTCTGCCTGTATTGTGGAAACAAGGGTCATCTTCTGCATACCTGCCCTAACAAGGTGGGAAAAGATCTGGCCTAGGTGTAAGCGAAGAGGTGCGCCTAGGCCTCCAAATGATCTCTTCTAAGAATTCGGTCCTGATTCCTGCCCGAGTTGCATATGGGAATAATTCTGTTTCAGTGTCAGCTTTTCTGGATAGGGGTGCTGCGGGAAATTTCCTTGACGTGGAGTTTGCTTAGTCCCTCGGCATTCCCTTAGTGAAGCTGGAATCTAGTCTCACGGTCTGTGGATTAGATGGTAGACCACTGACCAGAGGCAGGATTTACTCCAGAACCCCGGCATTGCAACTCTTTGCGGGAGCCCTTCATTCCAAagttctttcctttttccttatCCCTTGTTCCACCGTGCCTTTGATCCTAGGGCATCTCTGGCTCAAACATCACAACcctcatattgattggagtaAGGGGGAGATGCTACATTGGGGTACAGCCTGCTCTTCAACCTGCCTGACTCTTCCTCTCTGAGTTGTTCAGCCCTGTTCCGAAAAGCTTCCTTCACCCTATCAGGAGTTccaggatgtgttctccaagaaggaagcagactctcttccccctcatcggGACTATGATTGTTATATTGAACTTATCCCCAGTTCTAAGTTCCCCAAAGGGAAATTGTATGCCTTATCCATTCCGGAGACCAAGGTTATGGAGGAATACGTGGAAGAAAACCTTcggaggggattcatcaggccttCTAAGTTACCAGAGGGAGCTGGCTTCTTCTTTGTATCTAAAAAGGATGGAAGTCTTAAGCCATGCATAGATTACCGTGGCCTAAatagaaatacagtaaaaaatactTACCCCTTACCTCTCACCCCTGTTTTTTTCAATCAGCTTAAGCAAGCCACCATCTACTCCAAAATTGATCTATGAGGAGCATGCAACCTGGTTCGGATCAAACagggggacgagtggaagacggccttcaacacccaCTCGGGtcattacgagtatctggtcatgccttttggcctatgtaatgcccctgctgtgttccaagattttatcaATGATATGCTGCGAGATTTTCTGGGCAAGTTCGTTGTGGTCTACCTCGATGACATTTTAATCTACTCTAAATCTCTGGAACTTCACCAACGACATGTCAGGGAGGTACTCCTCAAATTACGTCAGCACTATCTCTTCGCTAAATTAGAGAAATATGAGTTTGAGGTTACCCAAGTCACGTTCTTGGGATATATCATTTCCCCTAACGGCTTTTCGATGGACTCCAGTAGAGTCCAGGCAATCCTTGACTGGGTACTGCCTACTAATCtaaaagccattcagaggttcTTAGGGTTCGCTAACTACTACAGGCGATTCATCCGTTCCTTCTCTGTATTAGTGGCTCCCATTATAGCccttactcgcaaaggggccGACACCAGCAGGTTGCCTCCCTGGGTTGGGTACAATTTATCTATTGTGATAATTCCGACAGTGgcaattcctaaaaaaaaaaagcgaaataattaaaatccgaatgtaaaataaagagacttaccttgAACCCAACACTGGAGATCACCGATATAAGCACAATGCTGAAAGCAAGCCATTCCGATTGAAGAAGAGTTCGGCAGTACAGGGTGACGTCATTGCGACGCCTGTCAATacatatttaaagcggcaatgtgggctTAAGTGTTTAAGCACTTAACCTTATGGCTCCccacattggcgctttaaatttgtattgacagGTGTCGCGATAACGTCACCCCGCACTGCCGACCACTTCTTCAatcggaattgtggtaatcgtatAAATGATTACCACGGGCCTACCTCAGCTTTGGCTTCCTTCAAGGCGCTCAAGAATGCATTTATCTCCACACCATTCCATCGACATCCAAATCAAGAATTGCCGTTCATAGTCGAAgtcgacgcctctgatgtcggaGCGGGCAAAATCCTTTCGCAAAAGGATCCTTATGACCACAaactgcacccctgtgcattcttCTCTTGAAAATTTTCTGCTGCCGAAATCCACTACAATATTGGTAATCGGGAACTATTTGAagtcaagtgggcatttgaagaatgacgtcactggcttgagggagcaacTCATGAGATCACTGTCTACACTGACAACAAGAATCTCCAATTCATCCAATCCGCTAAAACCATTAGTTCCAGACAAGCCCGGTAGGCCCTGCTCTTCACTCGTTTCCAGTTCATTATCATGTTCCGACCAGGATCCAAAAATACCAAAGCTGATGCCTTCGCTCGCAGCTTTATCTCCACGCATTTATACCTCGCCGAACCTTCTTCTATCATTCCTGCCTCAGACAATGTTCTAGGTCTGACCCAGGATCTGGGCACAATCCTTCTGGATCTCCAGCATCTGGCACCTTCAGCTACTCCCACAGGCAAATTATTTGTGCCAGATCATCTGAGGAAAATGGTACTCTCTGAATGTCACAACAACAAAACCTCAGGTCATCCCGGAGTGTCCAAGGTTATCAAATAGCTTTCTCATTTGGATTGGTGACCTTCCTTATCTGCTGATGCCAGAGAGTTTGTTCTTTCCTGTGAGATTTGTGCTACGAATAAGGCCTCTCGTAGTCTTCCAGCTGGTCCTCTCATGCCTTTATCCGTTCCAGCCAAACCATGGACACACATATCTATGGATTTCATTGTGGAGTTGCCTCGCTCATCCGGTCTTAACACTATCTGGGTAATCGTTGACCGGTTtagtaaaatggcccactttgctCCTCTTACAGGATTGCCATGTGCCAGAACGCTGGCTTCCTTATTCATCCAACACGtcttccggctccatggactccccaGCAACATTGTTTCGGATCGTGGTTCCCAATTTGTCGCCACCTTCTGGAGAGCTTTCTATACCTGGTTGATAATCAAACTCTGTTTTGTCTTCTGggtatcatccacagtccaacggacaaacagAAAGGGTCAACCAATCCCTCAAATAATTTCTTTGTCTCTATGTATCCAAATGTCATAACGACTGGGCtactctgcttccatgggcagaattcgcctacaacaacgcatgccattCCTCTCCTAATGTGTCTCCATTCTTATGTAATCTTGGGTTCCATCCTCGGTCAAATTCCTTATCTGCTCCGGTGCCCTCTAATCTCCCGGATTTCCATCACTCTGCTGCCCATCTCTCAAAAATATAGAAGAAAGTTCATACTGCTCTCAAATAAGCCTCGTTCAAATCCAAACAGTATGCTGATCTGCATCGCGGACCATGTTCTTTTAAGGTTGGtgataaagtctggttatccactcGCAATATCAGACTCAAACAGCCCTGCAAAAAATTGggtcccagattcattggaccTTTTTCTATTTCTAGGCAGATTAATACTGTGGCTTGTAGACTAAATTTACCTTATTCACTCAGGATACCCAACACCTTCAATTGCTCCTTCCTCAAACTCGTTACATGGTCTCGTAAATTTAGGCCACAGCTGGGCCAGAGGCCTAATTCATCAGAGTCAAGGGACGCCAAGAGTTCATCATCGAAAAAATCCACAACTCAGTGCAAGGACAGGTTtactttctggtccattggaagggctatggcccggaGGAACGTTCGTGGGTGCCGCATAAACATCTTCATGCTGACACATTGCTGAAGGAGTTTTTCAAACAGTTCGCTGGGaaaccaggttgtcggggttccttgtcCCCTCCTCAAGGaagggtactgttacgagctgcggctgctcaggcaccaccgcgactcactcCGGCCCCACAGACGCGTCCCAACCATCATCATGACGATAGGGtggtcacttccggttttcgccCCGCCGTCACTATGGCGATGGTCGGGACGCTCCTCCATTATCGCCACGACCCGgtcagctgggcgcgtgcgcaaatacTCTGCATCCCCAGCTGGGGAATATCATTATGTTGTTGCTTACCTGCTTGTAATTGGTCCTCCTTGGTATATTAGGTAGGGAGGGCCTtacctccctgccagttatagttcctgctgtgtgcatacttacctgctcctttCCCTGCTCCTCCACTCAGTCTTCTTGGATGGATTCTGCTGTGTATAACCTTGGCTTgagtactggactctgctgttttgcctgtgaccccgacctctgcctgttaccttgACTTTGCTGTATTGCttgtgacctcgatctctgcttGTTACCTGGATTCGCTGTTagccaccagccctgaccttttgcctggaccacACTACCGTTGCCTGCTGTACACCTTGACCTCGgcccgtttggactttgctatttCTATCACCTGGTCCTCATCTTCGCTACGGTAGTGTCGTAAACTGGTACTACATTtagcttaagacctggggacatccgagtacctgtgaacacgttcagctctatgggaaaagcggctgctataggtgaggacctctgttacctgttctacaagtttatgacacttgccaGAAGCCCTAACACCTATATATCGGGAATACTTCCAAATTGTTCCAACCACGGTCCTAAATGTGAGGAGTTTGTCTTTTCTCAAGGGTTTTCCTCCGTGTGTTTTGGTTatttcccacagtccaaaaacatacttatagGTTAACTGGCTTTTGACAAAATGGACTCTAGTGTCTGTAgaagggaatttagagtgtatgCTTCAATGGGGCAAAGTCTGATGTGAAGGACTTCATATACATATGGTGTGTGGTATGGTTCTCAAAGCTTACCCACCACGTATACACAGTTGTGGTCATTAACAAAAGAGACGTTTTATTTTCGTAAATACCTCTCCACCTACCTCATTCAGAGGAACACGTCCCATTCCGGTTTCTGAATTAGCTGCCAGAAAATCTGCACCTACTGTTGCAGGATTGCTCGTCTACCTGAAATTGCTCATTGTGTCAACAGTGACAAAGTCACATAAAAGTCCCGCCTACTGCCACTTTGACATCAAccctttcattcatttaaacGCTGGAAggttttttcctaaaatattgcccagtttaaccttatttatatcttaaattagaTCTTGAGGATTGAGCGGACATCGGGTCAgtctttatatttttgtatatttgtatattgttattttttttacattgatggAAATTCTCTTAGAAAAGCGCATTCTCAGGCAAGTACACTGGAAGTTGAAAATGGCGTTGTACTGAACACAGGATGACTCCTGATTATTAGAACCTTGTGAATACTCACAAAATTCAAGGTCCATTGTAGGGAGGAAACAGCTGCATGACCTCGCACACCACCCACTACCCTAACCTTAATCTGACTCgtgatctcatttaaataatgagTTTAGGCAGCCACTTTGGGGAGTGAACCGATATTAGTGGGAGCACAGCCTATTAACTAATTAAGAGCTAGCAACATCACCAAATCATGAGGCACATTGGACACAAAATGTCTCACGCCTCTGTGATGTCTCTAGTTCCAAGTTAAATTGTTCACTTCCATTCTCATTAATATTACTTGGCTGTCTCTGGGCAGCAGGTGAACCTTAAGAATCATAACACACGCATACATACAGTAAGACatacaatgtaatattttatgatTTCACAGGCTTGATGCACTAGTTTATTTTCCACCTTAATTTCTACTAATTCTGGGAATGGAAATCTTACACTCCACATCTACATATATAatctatgtttattttaaaagagCCTATGAAGCCTAGATATTTGTCTTCTGGGTGTTCCCTCTGCCCAGCATGTGCTCACGAGTATTGAGATCAGGTCTTAGTAATATGATATAACACTTAGGGAAGAAAAAGCAACTTAGGATCCCGGCACTAGATAAAATGATTCCAAACACCTCGACGGCCACCATTAACTTGCCCTGAGTGCTGAGATACGCGGGGACAAAGGAGATCCAGACACTCAAAAAGATCAACATGGAGAAAGTGATCCACTTGGCCTCATTAAAACTGTCCGGCAAGTTCCTGGCGAGAAATGCAACAAAGAAACTGACACAGGCAAGAAACGCCATATATCCCAGCATGCACCAGAGCAGGATGTCCGAACATTCATTGCATTGAAAGATAATGAACCCAGGCATTATCTTAATGTTATTTTCTGGAAATGGAGGACAGAACAGAATCCAGAATGTGGAAATGAAAAGCTGGATGAAGGTGCAGATGGAGACGTTTAAAGCAGGAACCTTTGGTCCCAACCATTTTCTCATATCGCTTCCTGGTTTCGTTGCGCGGAAAGCTATGATAACCATCAGAGTTTTAGCAAAGATGCATgaaacacaaaggacaaatatGACTCCAAAAGCTCCTTGACGGAAAAGACAGGTGAATTTCTTAGGTTCTCCAATAAAAAGTAAAGAGCAGAGGAAACTTAAACACAGAAAGACAAGGAGAACATACGTAAGATCACTATTATTGGCTTTGACAATGGCAGTGTCTTTATACTTCACAAAGACACACAAGATACTTAAGGTGGTGAAGGAGCAGAAGACAGCAGTAGACGTCAAGGTTATTCCAAGTGGTTCCCAGTAGGACAGGAACTCTACAGTCTTCGGGATACACTCTGTTTGATTTTTATTGGGCCATGTCTCAGGGGTACATGGAACACAGTTGCTGGAATCTAGAAGAGAAGATTGATATAGTTTGTTGAGACTTCATTGTTTTCAAGATACAGGGAGAAATACTTCTCAGAATAGGTCCTTAGATGTCCTCGGACTCCCCAGTATCAACAAATACCAACTATTCTGCTTCAAACTGTGAAACATATCTATTAAAAGTCTTATTTAGTAATAGGTATGTAAGTGAAACATTTCATATTTTATGCACTTGAAAAAACACCTTTGGCATGATGGCCTCTGTGGATTCTAGAACCAAGGCACAAAGGTTATCACGCCAATGTCCTATTTCGAAGCAAGATCACAGATTTTGCTGTTGCTAACATGTTTCCTTTTTGTGAACAGTGCAAACCCCATTCAACATTATTCAAGAGATCCGGAAGCATGTATGTAATGTAGGGGAAGATGTACAACAAAGAAAAGATCTAAGAACACACGAAAGTAAaagaagtaaaaacaaaaacacaaggcAATTTGCCACATTGCTCTGGTATAAAAAAATGTCTCTACGAGATTAACTTTCCGTGAAAGACAAACCTTTGTACAGTAAACTAAAACATTAATTCAGggttataaaatataatagtcAATTCAGGAGCCAGTCAGTTAAATCTAGGAGCAGGAAGGTTTCAGTGGCCAGGTGGGATGTGCACTCTTTGACTTTATTAGAAATATCTCCACTAAGTTAGGCACCAGTTCTAATTATTTAAGTGTTTTGGCTACCTGGCTATTAGGAACAAGGCATTACGTTTTGATGGCTGTGCCCTTTGCTTCAAGTGCATTTTTTCCAAAAAGTGCTTCCACATTCCTTCCTGTAACAAACACACTGCTGAGAGGATTCTCATCATAATCCTGTGTGCACATTGAGATATTTTCTACTGCTCATTCTACATGGACCTGTGAGGGTAGTCCTTACCCTTACCGACACAGGCAAACATAATGCAGTGTATTAATTTTTTTAGGAGTGCACTATATCTTGTTGCTCTTAATCTGAGCAAATATCCTTCCTGTATGACATTTCAATTTTGTAAAGTTTACATTACTATAACATGAACTATTGTAATGTACTGAACATGTCCATTAAACCCAAACGAAGAAATTAAGGTATGGCAATTTGCCACTACAAGATACTGtatctggggtttttttttattagcagaCAAAGGTTATGTGAAATCAGAGAAAGGGGTTTGGGGAAAAGGAACATAAGATTATGTCCAGGATTTGCAGATGGGGTACCACACTTTTCTGAATAGTTCAAGCTGCAGTATTGATATTCTTCTTTATGTTTTTGGTAGaaaacatttcatttttaaagaaagGGGATGTGGTTGATGTTGGGTTCATCAAGCTCTAGAGCAATCGAAGGTGAGGTGGGAACACATAAATGTAGCGCTTTAGAAACTAAGCTAACCATAAAAAAATCAGGAGATGTAAAAGGGGGGTAGATTGTATTAATTGTTAAAATATACctatttggctggatacttcCCCATCTGCACAAGGGACGCAGTCAAAGCAACACATGGGTTGTCCCTTCTGAGCAGCCTTCCGAAATCCAGGAGAGCAACTGTCACTGCACACAGAGCGCGGGATCTGGAGATAGAAAGCAGATCTATCACTTATCAGGGTTGGGTGGTCTATCAGTAATCTACCATGTTCTGAGGTCTTATTAAGGTGTTTTTATATTGTTGTGTACATATGAAAGACTTTGTACCTCTTGACCTCCAGTGATCCACCTGATGGCAGTCATATTGATGTTCAACTCATTCTCTATTGACTTGCGTAACTTGTAGCGCCCGACCTTTACAAACTTAATGGTGCCATCAGAGTTCCCCTGCCAGTTCAGGACATCGTAGTCAGTCGGTGGGTTTCCATTGGAATCAAAGTACACTTCTTCTCCCATCCGATTCTTGAAGAAGACGCTTTTTAGCTGGTGAAAAATCTACAAGACCAGTAGATAAGTTATGTCATCCTTCTCACTTGCCACCAGTTGGGTTTTCATAGGAAAAGTTCTTCCCATGAAATATTACATTTCTCACCAAATGAAACCTTCATCTGGGGTTTTATACATGTTTTCTTTGTAGATAATCCCTAATACAAAATTAGCGCTAAAGCATTGTAACAAATCAGACACTTGTTTTATTGTCCAGTTTGCACTAGACAAATAAAACCTAATTGGTTACTGTGAAGGACTGTCGTGACACACATCATGTCAAGACACCCCAGCCAATGTGCAGGGATGCAATTCACTTCATTGCGCATCAGTGGGTGGGTGTGATAATGTGAGTCATGTCACCCTGACCCGCCCACCTGGACTTCGTAGTGGTCTACTCTGACTCTCACAAAGGGCAGCTCTATGAGGTCAGCAAGAATAATATAGTATATGAGTCCTATTGTCTCTAAATCACCTTCTGATGGTCAAAAAAGGTGAAACTCAAACTGAGCTTCTCATTACTATTTTTGAGTTGTGCATTAGACGGGGCACTTTTAGACATCACTGCTCTCCCAGCGTCAATCGGGAATATGCTGGGAGTTACTGGGTCTCATTTAGAGGTGAGAGCAacgcaaaaaaggagcaaatttggtcctagacaaaccatgttgcaaggggtgaaaatgcatttatttattcatttttacaatGCAGAGGAAAAAATTGGCTGTTTTAACATGTACACTAcagtttagagttgagctaagaCGCACCATCTtgtaactctaaatctgtctacacattttaaaatttgcATCAGAGACAAAATAGGGAAGAAACTGTGCTGACTGGCTGTAATCAGGGATAAAATAGTGAAGAAACCGTGTTGACTACATGTAATCAGAGATGAAATAGGGAAAAAACTGGGCTGGCTGGCTGTCATCAGAGATGAAATAGGGAAGAAACTGTGCTGACTGGCTGTAATCAGAGATGTAATGGGGAAAAAACTGTGCTGACTGGCTGTATTCAGAGATGTAATGGGGAAGAAACTGTGCTGACTGGCTGTATTCAGAAATGTAATGAGGAAGAAACTGTGCTGACTGGCTGTAACCAGAGATGTAATGGGGAAGAAACTGTGCTGACTGGCTGTAACCAGAGATGTAATGGGGAAGAAACTGTGCTGACTGGCTGTAACCAGAGATGTAATGGGGAAGAAACTGTGCTGACTGGCTGTAACCAGAGATGTAATGGGGAAGAAACTGTGCTGACTGGCTGTAACCAGAGATGTAATGGGGAAGAAACTGT
This genomic interval carries:
- the LOC142151118 gene encoding extracellular calcium-sensing receptor-like, coding for MVYVIKEINEDAFLLPNISLGFQIFDSCAHISRAVWETLTCLTGVDRSTLNYQCTRKVPLAIIGDSVSLLSIAMATILGVYRYPQVSYAASVISLSNRVLYPSFFRTAPSDDKQTRAFAKLVLYMGWTWVGLLSLNNDYGIQGSQILKEELQKMGVCIAYHETFGQGTSFKKIQSIANIIVQSSAKVVILFSRDPHINQLMELVLERKDVKRIWLASIGWSNSPMLSIPRYSQTLVGTIGFSLYEVDMPGFEEFLMDIHPSTSLPEDIFFKTFWEKIFGCRWLNAGAGGGNESVWCTGEEKLKGLTNIKYDFRYQYLIYNAVYAVANALHNLMFSCTFHPETIISGKCVDIPDIKPWQIFHQLKSVFFKNRMGEEVYFDSNGNPPTDYDVLNWQGNSDGTIKFVKVGRYKLRKSIENELNINMTAIRWITGGQEIPRSVCSDSCSPGFRKAAQKGQPMCCFDCVPCADGEVSSQIDSSNCVPCTPETWPNKNQTECIPKTVEFLSYWEPLGITLTSTAVFCSFTTLSILCVFVKYKDTAIVKANNSDLTYVLLVFLCLSFLCSLLFIGEPKKFTCLFRQGAFGVIFVLCVSCIFAKTLMVIIAFRATKPGSDMRKWLGPKVPALNVSICTFIQLFISTFWILFCPPFPENNIKIMPGFIIFQCNECSDILLWCMLGYMAFLACVSFFVAFLARNLPDSFNEAKWITFSMLIFLSVWISFVPAYLSTQGKLMVAVEVFGIILSSAGILSCFFFPKCYIILLRPDLNTREHMLGRGNTQKTNI